Proteins from a single region of Melanotaenia boesemani isolate fMelBoe1 chromosome 3, fMelBoe1.pri, whole genome shotgun sequence:
- the ninj1 gene encoding ninjurin-1 codes for MASENFEMNGDADLHIEAEAALHENRRRQHRSLNMNHYANKKSAAESMLDVALLMANASQLKAVLEQGSNFSFYVPLITLISISLILQIMVGVILIFIVKWDLNDENMHYKLNILENVATAFVFIIVVVNVFITAFGVQRPIENS; via the exons ATGGCTTCTGAGAACTTTGAAATGAACGGTGATGCTGACCTACACATTGAGGCGGAG gcTGCTCTGCATGAAAACCGGAGGAGGCAGCACAGGTCCCTGAACATGAACCATTATGCCAACAAGAAGAGCGCCGCAGAGAGCATGCTGGACGTGGCCCTGCTCATGGCTAATGCCTCGCAGCTGAAAGCTGTGCTGGAACAAGGATCAAACTTCAGCTTCTATGTGCCCCTCATTACTCTCATAAGTATCTCTCTCATCCTACAAATCATGGTGGGAGTTATACTAATTTTTATAG tgaaatGGGATCTAAACGATGAAAACATGCACTACAAGCTGAACATCTTGGAGAATGTTGCCACAGCCTTTGTCTTCATCATAGTTGTAGTCAACGTCTTCATCACAGCCTTCGGCGTGCAGCGGCCCATTGAGAATTCTTGA